GGGACAAGGCCCTCGAGAACCTCCGCCAGCGTCATGGCCAACTGGATGCGGCGCAGTTGCGCCAATGCCTGCGCCAACCCGGGCTGCGCCTGGCGCTTGGCAAGCATCGGCAGGCCATAGAAACCCGCCTGCTCCAGCAGCAACAGGCCTGATCGACATGCCGGGCACGTCACCACAGGGGTACCGACCTTGCCCCTGACACCCGCCCTGCTCTCGCTCCTGCGCCCAGCTTGCCTTCTACTGCTCCTATGCCTGAGCCCCCAGGCATACAGTGAGCGGCTGCGTATCGTCAGTGATGACTGGGCGCCTTACCTCTACCAGGACAATGCCCAGGCCAAAGGCATCGACTACGAAGTCACCAACGAGGTATTCAAACGCCTGGGTATCGAGGTGGAGTGGGAATTCCTGCCCTGGAAGCGCTGCATGGCGATGATCCAGCAAGGGCTGGCTGACGGCGTGATGGATACTTTTCGGGTCGAATCGCGTCAGGGCTTCCTGATCTATCCGGACGAGCCCATGTCGGATGTCGAGTTCATCCTGTATCAGGCCCGCGCCCGGCGCCACACCATCGAACGCCCTGAAGACCTGGCCGGCCTGACCGTGGGGACCTCACCGGGCTACAACTATGGCGATGCCTTCGATAATTCTGCGTTGTTTCGCCGCGAGTCGGCCCCGACTCAGGAGGCCAATTTCGGCAAGCTGGCCCTGGGGCGCATCGACCTGCTGGTGACCGATCGCCGGGTCGGCCGCTTCCTGAGCCGGCAACTCGGCATGGAGCAGACGGTCGAGGCCCTGCCCATGGTGATCAGCCGCCGCCAGCAGTACCTGGGGCTGGCGCGCAAACCGGGCCGGGAGCAACTGGCCAAGGCCTTTTCGGATGAACTGCGGCGCTTCAAGCAGGAGCCGGCGTACGCCGCCATCGCCTTGCGATATGACAACCTGGATAACTTTCCTGTCACCGTTGAGCAGCAGGAACGCAGCACGCGCTGATTGCTCTGTTATACTCGGGCCTTCCCGCCAGGCTCACGCCCGGACGCTCGGCCTCACCACAGGCATCCCAAACGACGGCAGCGCATGAAAGATGCCCGCCAACCGTTCCCCGGATACACCGTGACAGCCCAGCTGGACCGGACGCGATCGCATCCCTCCGATGCCCGTCGCGCCAGGCAGAACACCCCATCGGGCCCAGCCCCCACGAGAACAGGATTGCCCATGTCCTTTGCTTCCCTCGGTCTCTCCGAGGCTCTTGTCCGCGCTATCGAGGCTGCGGGCTATACCCAGCCCACTCCGGTGCAACAGCGGGCCATTCCCGCCGTGTTGCAAGGCCGCGACCTGATGGTTGCCGCCCAGACAGGTACTGGTAAAACCGGCGGCTTCGCGCTCCCCATTCTCGAGCGCCTGTTCCCGGGTGGCCACCCCGACAAGTCACAACGCCATGGCCCGCGCCAACCACGCGTACTGGTGCTCACACCCACCCGCGAGCTGGCTGCCCAGGTGCATGACAGCTTCAAGGTTTATGCCCGCGACCTGAATTTCATCAGCGCCTGCATCTTCGGCGGCGTCGGCATGAACCCGCAGGTCCAAGCCATGGCCAAGGGCGTCGACGTGCTGGTCGCCTGCCCAGGCCGTCTGCTCGACCTGGCCGGCCAAGGCAGCGTCGACCTCTCCCGCGTCGAGATCCTGGTCCTGGACGAAGCCGACCGCATGCTCGACATGGGCTTCATCC
This genomic stretch from Pseudomonas entomophila harbors:
- a CDS encoding substrate-binding periplasmic protein codes for the protein MPLTPALLSLLRPACLLLLLCLSPQAYSERLRIVSDDWAPYLYQDNAQAKGIDYEVTNEVFKRLGIEVEWEFLPWKRCMAMIQQGLADGVMDTFRVESRQGFLIYPDEPMSDVEFILYQARARRHTIERPEDLAGLTVGTSPGYNYGDAFDNSALFRRESAPTQEANFGKLALGRIDLLVTDRRVGRFLSRQLGMEQTVEALPMVISRRQQYLGLARKPGREQLAKAFSDELRRFKQEPAYAAIALRYDNLDNFPVTVEQQERSTR